In a single window of the Nitrospirota bacterium genome:
- a CDS encoding type II toxin-antitoxin system VapC family toxin, translating to MGVILDTSVLIAVERGTIALEVLTEGREDEPFGLSVMTVAELLHGVHRADSERRRLVREAYVEKIIESFPLYPFSVGAARIYASLWASLAKRGVQLGAHDLIIGSTAISLGFSVLTADLRDYRKIKGLTVETVR from the coding sequence GTGGGGGTGATCCTCGACACCAGCGTCTTAATTGCGGTTGAGCGAGGAACCATCGCCCTCGAGGTCCTGACCGAAGGGAGAGAAGACGAGCCGTTTGGCCTGAGCGTCATGACAGTGGCGGAACTCCTCCACGGGGTGCATCGGGCGGATTCCGAGCGGCGGCGACTGGTCCGGGAAGCGTACGTCGAGAAGATTATCGAGAGTTTCCCCCTGTACCCCTTCAGCGTGGGTGCCGCCAGAATCTACGCCAGCCTTTGGGCCAGCTTGGCCAAGCGCGGCGTCCAGCTGGGGGCCCACGACCTCATCATTGGCTCGACGGCAATCTCGCTGGGGTTTTCGGTCCTGACCGCGGATCTCCGGGACTACCGAAAGATCAAGGGTCTCACGGTCGAGACCGTTCGATAA
- a CDS encoding JAB domain-containing protein: MDDTPDGRAGPACGHDPSRKAIAVVRIQMVREGRFPYGSTAIGQSSDAAKLVQTYLAGADREYFVLLLLDGKHRVNALNVVAIGSLTAALVHAREVFKPAVLSNAAAVILAHNHPSGDPEPSREDRELTERLVKAGRLLGITVLDHVIVGEERFFSFADHHLIPNGGSL, encoded by the coding sequence ATGGACGACACTCCAGACGGTAGAGCCGGACCTGCGTGCGGGCATGACCCGTCGAGGAAGGCGATCGCGGTGGTCCGGATCCAGATGGTCCGGGAGGGAAGGTTTCCCTACGGGTCCACCGCCATCGGCCAGTCCTCGGACGCGGCCAAGCTCGTCCAGACCTATCTCGCCGGCGCGGACCGCGAGTACTTCGTGCTCCTGCTGCTGGACGGCAAGCATCGGGTCAACGCCCTCAACGTGGTCGCGATCGGCTCGTTGACCGCGGCGCTCGTCCATGCCCGGGAGGTCTTCAAACCTGCGGTGCTCTCCAACGCGGCGGCCGTCATCTTGGCGCATAACCACCCCAGCGGCGATCCCGAGCCCAGTCGCGAGGATCGAGAATTGACTGAGCGATTAGTCAAGGCGGGGCGGCTCTTGGGCATCACCGTGCTCGACCACGTGATCGTGGGCGAGGAGCGGTTCTTCAGCTTCGCGGATCACCACCTGATTCCGAATGGAGGGTCCTTATGA
- a CDS encoding prevent-host-death protein has protein sequence MEKTISATDAVRTFSEILNSIKYRGDRYTIVRGGKPVALIGPAETPVRERTLGELNALLRHVPRLGEEAERFDKDLREIITHQLALPEPGRWG, from the coding sequence ATGGAAAAGACCATTAGCGCGACTGATGCAGTCCGCACGTTTTCGGAGATCTTGAATTCGATTAAGTACCGGGGTGATCGGTACACGATCGTGCGTGGCGGTAAACCAGTCGCGCTCATCGGTCCGGCCGAGACGCCGGTTCGGGAACGAACGCTCGGCGAACTGAACGCGCTGCTTCGTCACGTGCCTCGACTCGGAGAGGAAGCCGAGCGGTTTGACAAAGATCTACGGGAGATCATCACCCATCAACTCGCTCTGCCGGAGCCGGGTCGGTGGGGGTGA